The following proteins are encoded in a genomic region of Pseudoxanthomonas suwonensis 11-1:
- the panD gene encoding aspartate 1-decarboxylase: MHLTLLKAKIHRATVTHSELNYEGSVAIDGLLLEATGIREFEQVHVWDVTNGARFTTYAIRADEGSGIISLNGGAARHVQVGDLVIIAAFASMDAAEADAFEPNLVYVDGQNRITHTNHSIPKQAA; encoded by the coding sequence ATGCACCTGACCCTGCTCAAAGCCAAGATCCACCGCGCCACCGTCACCCATTCGGAGCTCAACTACGAAGGCTCGGTGGCGATCGACGGACTGCTGCTGGAAGCCACCGGCATCCGCGAGTTCGAGCAGGTGCACGTGTGGGACGTGACCAACGGCGCGCGCTTCACCACCTATGCCATCCGCGCCGACGAGGGCAGCGGCATCATCTCGCTCAACGGCGGCGCCGCGCGCCACGTGCAGGTGGGCGACCTGGTGATCATCGCCGCGTTCGCGTCGATGGACGCCGCCGAAGCCGACGCGTTCGAGCCGAACCTGGTGTACGTGGACGGCCAGAACCGCATCACCCATACCAACCATTCAATCCCCAAGCAGGCTGCCTGA
- the pgi gene encoding glucose-6-phosphate isomerase — MTTSATGFESLQSHASRLEGTGIAGLLKDEPGRVDAHALQVGPLYANFARQRYDAAAWDALLQLARQLELPVAFRRLFDGEKINLTEGRSVLHTALRGDLSQSPVAREAYQTAAEVRQRMHALVRELEASDVTDIVSVGIGGSDLGPRLVADALRGPLPGRFRVHFISNVDGAAAQRVLAPLDPKRTAAVFISKTFGTQETLLNGAIVRDWLGSSERIYAVSANPGRAASAFDIAPERVLPMWDWVGGRYSLWSAVGFPIALAIGTEAFDQLLAGAAGFDRHVLEAPLEANLAVRHGLTAVWNRNALGLASHAVMTYDQRLALLPAYLQQLVMESLGKRVKVDGSPVDGDTVPVWWGGAGTDVQHSFFQALHQGTGIVPADFIGTVRNDDPYAQNHEALMSNLLAQTEALANGQASEDPHRAYPGGRPSTTILLESLTPRSLGALLAMYEHSVYVQSVVWGINAFDQFGVELGKQVANTLLPALRGESQAQDPVTAALIARLRG, encoded by the coding sequence ATGACGACATCCGCCACCGGTTTCGAATCCCTCCAGTCCCACGCGTCGCGCCTTGAAGGCACGGGCATCGCCGGGCTGCTGAAAGACGAACCGGGGCGGGTGGACGCCCATGCGCTGCAGGTGGGGCCGCTGTACGCGAACTTCGCCCGCCAGCGCTACGACGCGGCGGCGTGGGATGCGCTGCTGCAGCTGGCCCGCCAGCTCGAACTGCCGGTTGCGTTCCGGCGCCTGTTCGACGGCGAGAAGATCAACCTGACCGAAGGCCGCTCTGTGCTCCACACCGCGCTGCGCGGCGACCTGTCGCAGTCACCGGTGGCCCGCGAGGCGTACCAGACCGCGGCGGAAGTGCGCCAGCGCATGCACGCGCTGGTGCGCGAGCTGGAAGCCAGCGACGTCACCGACATCGTCAGTGTCGGCATCGGTGGTTCGGACCTGGGCCCGCGCCTGGTGGCCGATGCCCTGCGCGGCCCGCTGCCGGGCCGCTTCCGCGTGCACTTCATTTCCAACGTCGACGGCGCCGCCGCGCAGCGCGTGCTGGCGCCGCTGGACCCGAAGCGCACCGCGGCGGTGTTCATCTCCAAGACCTTTGGTACCCAGGAGACCCTGCTCAACGGCGCCATCGTGCGCGACTGGCTGGGCAGCAGCGAGCGCATCTACGCGGTCAGCGCCAACCCCGGGCGTGCCGCGTCCGCGTTCGACATCGCACCGGAACGGGTGCTGCCGATGTGGGACTGGGTGGGCGGACGCTACTCGCTGTGGTCGGCGGTCGGCTTCCCGATCGCGCTGGCGATCGGCACCGAGGCCTTCGACCAGCTGCTGGCCGGCGCGGCCGGGTTCGACCGCCACGTGCTGGAAGCGCCGCTGGAAGCCAACCTCGCCGTGCGCCACGGCCTGACCGCGGTGTGGAACCGCAACGCGCTGGGCCTGGCCTCGCATGCGGTGATGACCTACGACCAGCGCCTGGCCCTGCTGCCGGCCTACCTGCAGCAGCTGGTGATGGAATCACTGGGCAAGCGGGTGAAGGTCGATGGCAGCCCGGTCGATGGCGACACCGTCCCGGTGTGGTGGGGCGGCGCCGGCACCGACGTGCAGCACAGCTTCTTCCAGGCCCTGCACCAGGGCACCGGGATCGTGCCGGCCGATTTCATCGGCACCGTGCGCAATGACGATCCGTACGCGCAGAACCACGAAGCGCTGATGTCCAACCTGTTGGCGCAGACCGAGGCGCTGGCCAATGGCCAGGCCAGCGAGGACCCGCACCGCGCCTATCCGGGCGGGCGTCCCAGCACCACCATCCTGCTGGAGTCGCTGACCCCGCGTTCGCTGGGCGCGCTGCTGGCCATGTACGAGCACAGCGTGTACGTGCAGTCGGTGGTGTGGGGCATCAACGCCTTCGACCAGTTCGGCGTGGAGCTGGGCAAGCAGGTCGCCAACACCCTGCTGCCGGCGCTGCGTGGCGAAAGCCAGGCGCAGGACCCGGTGACCGCAGCGCTGATCGCGCGCCTGCGCGGCTGA
- a CDS encoding alpha/beta hydrolase-fold protein: MRKTRLLFLPALLLSLLVSACQNRPTPPPTGTFVQRSIEYAGRTHLYAVFVPAATHQQGPLPVVLFLHGSGERGSDGHAQTTSGLGPYLRRNADAFPALVVMPQVPKNEEWTGANARMALAALDAASAEFGGDPRRTYATGMSMGGYGTWEVALLEPQRFAALVPVCAGVLAPRAVRPTLYVTPVADATDPHAELVRRLRHVPVWMFHGARDDLVLPHDARRVHELARQAGADFRYTEYPEGNHNAWDATYADPAMWDWLFAQRLP, from the coding sequence ATGCGCAAGACCCGCCTGCTATTCCTGCCCGCCCTGCTGCTGAGCCTGCTCGTGAGCGCCTGCCAGAACCGTCCCACGCCGCCGCCCACCGGCACCTTCGTCCAGCGCAGCATCGAGTACGCCGGCCGCACCCACCTTTATGCGGTGTTCGTGCCTGCGGCCACGCACCAGCAGGGCCCGCTGCCGGTGGTGCTTTTCCTGCACGGCTCCGGCGAGCGCGGCAGCGACGGCCACGCCCAGACGACCTCCGGCCTCGGCCCGTACCTGCGCCGCAATGCCGATGCCTTCCCGGCCCTGGTGGTGATGCCGCAGGTCCCGAAGAACGAGGAATGGACCGGCGCCAACGCGCGCATGGCCCTGGCGGCGCTGGACGCGGCCAGCGCCGAGTTCGGCGGTGACCCGCGGCGCACCTACGCCACCGGCATGTCCATGGGCGGCTATGGCACCTGGGAAGTGGCGCTGCTGGAACCGCAGCGCTTCGCCGCGCTGGTGCCGGTTTGCGCCGGCGTGCTCGCGCCGCGTGCGGTGCGCCCCACCCTCTACGTCACGCCGGTAGCCGACGCGACCGATCCCCACGCCGAGCTGGTACGGCGGCTGCGGCACGTGCCGGTGTGGATGTTCCATGGCGCCCGCGACGACCTGGTCCTGCCGCACGACGCCCGGCGCGTGCACGAGCTGGCCCGGCAGGCGGGCGCGGATTTCCGCTATACCGAATACCCCGAAGGCAACCACAATGCCTGGGACGCGACCTATGCCGATCCCGCGATGTGGGACTGGCTGTTCGCCCAGCGCCTGCCCTGA
- a CDS encoding DNA ligase → MRFLLLALLCLLPASVLPAVPPTTAPAPAPMLASTWRGGLAVDAFLVSEKLDGVRARWDGRRLWTRGGAPIVPPAGFTRGWPSQPMDGELWAGRGRFEEVSALVRRSSGDARDWDSVRFMLFDLPAHPGSFARRVQYMRELVAKARSPTLAMIEQRRIATTAALDAELARVVAAGGEGLMLHRADALYRPGRSDALFKYKPHADAEAQVVAHLPGKGRLEGRLGALQVRTPDGRSFRIGSGFSDAQRADPPPIGSWVTYRYSGLTSKGLPRFPRFLRIRHELPPADP, encoded by the coding sequence ATGCGTTTCCTGCTGCTCGCCCTGCTCTGCCTGCTGCCAGCTTCCGTGCTGCCGGCCGTCCCCCCCACTACGGCGCCCGCGCCTGCTCCGATGCTGGCCTCGACCTGGCGCGGCGGGCTCGCGGTGGACGCCTTCCTGGTCAGCGAGAAACTGGACGGCGTGCGTGCCCGCTGGGATGGCAGGCGGCTGTGGACCCGCGGCGGCGCGCCCATCGTTCCACCTGCCGGCTTCACCCGCGGCTGGCCTTCCCAACCGATGGATGGCGAGCTGTGGGCCGGGCGTGGCCGCTTCGAGGAAGTCAGCGCGCTGGTGCGCCGCAGTAGCGGCGACGCGCGCGACTGGGACAGCGTGCGCTTCATGCTGTTTGACCTGCCCGCCCACCCCGGCAGCTTCGCCCGGCGCGTCCAGTACATGCGCGAGCTGGTCGCCAAAGCGCGCAGCCCGACCCTGGCCATGATCGAACAGCGGCGCATCGCCACGACCGCGGCGCTGGATGCCGAACTGGCGCGGGTGGTGGCCGCGGGCGGCGAGGGCCTGATGCTGCACCGGGCCGATGCGTTGTACCGGCCCGGCCGCAGCGACGCACTGTTCAAGTACAAGCCGCACGCGGACGCCGAGGCCCAGGTCGTCGCACACCTGCCCGGCAAGGGCCGCCTTGAGGGGCGCTTGGGTGCGCTGCAGGTGCGTACCCCGGACGGGCGCAGCTTCCGCATCGGCAGCGGCTTCAGCGACGCGCAGCGCGCCGATCCGCCGCCCATCGGCAGCTGGGTCACCTACCGCTACAGCGGCCTCACCAGCAAGGGACTGCCACGCTTCCCGCGTTTCCTGCGTATCCGCCATGAGCTTCCACCGGCGGATCCGTAG
- the mgtE gene encoding magnesium transporter translates to MAEAVRYDKTARQLRLLSDALDSGRLGPVRRLVNTLSPAEIGNLLESLPPGKREVVWGLVDAEDDGEVLLHVGDEVRESLIADMDPDELVAAVEDLDIDDLADLVEDLPDTVIDEVLKSMDRENRERLEQVLSYPEDTAGRLMNPDVVTVRADVNVDVVLRYLRLRGELPDHTDHLYVVSRRHQYLGRVPLAALVTHEDTTPINRLIDDEQPAIDVGESAQEVARRFSDHDWVSAPVVDENNILLGRITIDDVVDIIREQAEHQALGAAGLDEDEDLFSPVKRAVRGRVVWLGINLFTAFMAAGVIGQFEATLEKVVALAVLMPIVAGIGGNAAVQVLTLMVRGLALGQVGSSNAGILMWKEIRVALINGVLIGGIVGLIALLWFRDPVLSLVIAMALVINFCAAAAAGVLLPLLLRRMNIDPAVAGTVVVTAVTDVMGFFCFLGLATAILLH, encoded by the coding sequence ATGGCCGAGGCCGTCCGCTACGACAAGACCGCGCGCCAGCTTCGCCTGCTGTCCGATGCGCTGGACAGTGGCCGGCTGGGCCCGGTGCGGCGGCTGGTCAACACCCTCTCCCCCGCCGAGATCGGCAACCTGCTGGAGTCGCTGCCCCCGGGCAAGCGCGAGGTGGTGTGGGGCCTGGTCGACGCCGAGGACGACGGCGAGGTGCTGCTGCATGTCGGCGACGAGGTGCGCGAGAGCCTGATCGCGGACATGGACCCGGACGAGCTGGTCGCCGCGGTCGAGGACCTGGACATCGACGACCTGGCCGACCTGGTCGAGGACCTGCCGGACACGGTCATCGACGAGGTGCTCAAGTCGATGGACCGCGAGAACCGCGAGCGCCTGGAGCAGGTGCTGTCCTACCCGGAGGACACCGCCGGCCGCCTGATGAACCCGGACGTGGTCACCGTGCGCGCCGACGTCAACGTCGACGTGGTCCTGCGCTACCTGCGCCTGCGCGGCGAGCTGCCGGACCACACCGACCACCTGTACGTGGTCAGCCGCCGCCACCAGTACCTGGGCCGGGTTCCACTGGCCGCGCTGGTGACCCATGAGGACACCACCCCGATCAACCGCCTGATCGACGACGAGCAGCCGGCGATCGACGTGGGCGAGAGCGCGCAGGAAGTGGCGCGCCGCTTCTCCGACCACGACTGGGTGTCGGCGCCGGTGGTGGACGAGAACAACATCCTGCTCGGCCGCATCACCATCGACGACGTGGTCGACATCATCCGCGAGCAGGCCGAGCACCAGGCGCTGGGCGCCGCAGGCCTGGACGAGGACGAGGACCTGTTCTCGCCGGTCAAGCGCGCCGTGCGCGGCCGCGTGGTGTGGCTGGGCATCAACCTGTTCACCGCCTTCATGGCCGCTGGCGTGATCGGCCAGTTCGAGGCCACGCTGGAGAAGGTAGTGGCGCTGGCGGTGCTGATGCCGATCGTGGCCGGCATCGGCGGCAATGCCGCGGTGCAGGTGCTGACCCTGATGGTGCGTGGCCTGGCCCTGGGCCAGGTGGGCTCGAGCAATGCCGGCATCCTGATGTGGAAGGAGATCCGCGTCGCCCTGATCAACGGCGTGCTGATCGGCGGCATCGTCGGCCTGATCGCGCTGCTGTGGTTCCGCGACCCGGTGCTGTCGCTGGTGATCGCGATGGCCCTGGTGATCAACTTCTGCGCCGCGGCCGCCGCCGGTGTGCTGCTGCCGTTGCTGCTGCGGCGGATGAACATCGACCCGGCCGTCGCCGGCACCGTGGTGGTGACCGCGGTGACCGACGTGATGGGTTTCTTCTGCTTCCTCGGCCTGGCGACGGCGATCCTGCTGCACTGA